The Acanthopagrus latus isolate v.2019 chromosome 20, fAcaLat1.1, whole genome shotgun sequence genomic sequence atatgATGAAGTGTCAATTactgtttttgatttgaagATGAAAAGCCCACacatgataaagaaaaaataaaagattcatAAATGAGGTCTTCAGGAGTTCTGAACCCACTGGTCAACATTTAACTCTGGTTTTGTTTGCAACTGTTATCTCCAGATATCCTGCTATGATAAAATATCTTAGGATGTACAGTTGTGGTCAAAACTTTATATGTACTTGGAAAGAACATGTGTATCGTGGCAGTTTTGAATTAAAATTATTTCTAccactgtcattttctgtgaacACATACAATTTCTGGTTTGGTTTAATAATGAAttttattataggtcttctaaaaatgtgaaaaaatctgaataaccaaaaaaatacacacagcaaCATGATCTGCCATGATGAGTGGGGGCACATGAGTGTTGGTAGAACATTCTACTGCACTCTGAGACATTTCTTTTGatcctgcaaaacaaaaagtgttgcTGGTTGTATGAAGACCTGTCATACCTAAATACGGCGACCAATAAATTCATCTGAAAACATGAGGTTTGGTGCCTGGATTCAGTGCTGCAGACTGTGAGACAATTTTAGACcatttgtttgaaaacaaaaagtaaaatggaatggctggaaaaaaaaattagcaaCATGTCAGGTGTCTCATCCTAGTCAAAACCCGCAGTTTGTGGAGTTTACTTCCAGCCTTGCCTGTCACTGACCTCTAACTTCTTGTAGTCATGGTTGGGAGGGTGCAGTAGTTTGCTGGCCTGGCTTGTCGCTTGCTGAATGGTCTTTTTGACTGATGGAATATCTTCTTTTAACTCTGTTTGGGAGGGAAtcaagaggagacagaggagaggtcGAATAAAACGAAGGTTTTGGAATGACCCCCACATGAGTTGTATCAGACCCCAACATATTGTTTcaacaaacatatatattattCCCACACTGTGTGGGAATGTCCATACACTCCATATGTCCATATGTTCCTTCCACTTAATTATCTGTAGCCATTTTCAAAATATCTACATATAGTTTTTTTAATACCCTTCAACAAAAGTGTACACTCAATGTCAGTATCAACAATAAATATTTTGCTGTATACTTTCTTTCTTGCTTGAAAtgtatcctgtgtgtgtgtgtgtgtgtacatataaatatatatcttaCAGTTTGCAAAACTGTTTTGAAGGTCatactgattacatttttatgtagacacGTCATAAACATCTACACAGGCTGTAGAGAGGTGTAGAATAAAAGTGTCCCTTTCACATATTACTATGATTAACAACAAAAACGAAAAAAGTATGGTTGGGTCCAACGTTACtgttttatctctgtgtaaggaattgaagtgtttgtgttctctCAGCCATGAATAGTCCTGTTCGTTccagtttgtgggaaaaaaaaaaaggaaaatggctGAGTTCTACAGTACATTCACTAGGAATACTGTGCTGCCTAATGTaagctagctagtgttagcagtGATAAATTGAGCTAGTAATAACAATGTTAGAAAAGTCAGGTAGTGCAACAAACGggcaaccacttgagggggcagatcatctgaacaacagcagtgttgatACATGAATTCAATGGAAGGGTGgatggaatgccacatttagtgactgaatgttatcaataacacctcGAAGTGAGATGAGATGACATTTATTAGCCTTAGTAAGACTCACTGTGGAAATGTACTTGTTATAGCAGCTCAAGAGTAATAAGCAGAGGGATAGACAGTGATTGTGTGatagttaaaaatgaaacaagaaaaaaagctaataataaaaataagtaataataCGACTATATACATTCTATTCCCATTTCAGTTAAAGGACGATTACACAGGATATTTTCACCCAATATTGTAATACACGTGATCATACATACCGCCTGCTTGTAAACAACATGTACTGTAgatcatggcagtcttgagttcAACGATTTCAACAACTCtcatttttgatgttttatgtgttttgtttattatgtcTATCTAACTTAACAATAAACTGTTTGCTTGTGCGGAAAGCCTGCATCTCATGCTGTTTGATTTCATGACAAAACAATCTTGACTCACCCTCCTCCTTCAACTTCAGAATCCCAGCATGGAGTATGCAGGGCAGGAGGCTGCAGGTCAAGTCTGCAGGTTTCTGCACTGCTAAGTAGTGCAGAACCTGAAAAGACCCCAGGAAAGAGTTTCACTGAACAGACTAAAATATTTAGTAAGTCATCTTTTTTGATGTCAGTTGTAGGTATATCATCCAGGTAAACCAAAAAGTACCTTCTCGGCCTCCTTAGTGTCGTCAAAGAGTCTTCTCTGGCGGCGTGCAGGTGTGACCCTCGCTGTCTCCCATGCCTCCACCCACATGTTGCCAGGGATCTTCATCCTGGCACTTAGCTCGCCTTTTACCACTTTGTTATCCATCTCGTCAActacctcctccaccaccacataATCCCTTGGCGAGTACCAGCGCACGAAGTCCTCCAGAACACACCCTGGGTTGGCTGCCTGTGGATAGACAGGAAACTAATTTCAGTGCATGTTTTCAAATTTAACTGTGAGTGCTTTGATACAATATTAATAGGGTATCTGTGTTAAATTTGGCTGTCAATTATAAtgaatgattatcagggataacCATTTATTGtgataaataataagatccAATTTACATTAGATCGCCTTAGGAGCACCAgccttgaagaagggaaaagattCCAGTTCAATAATTCAGTCTCATTAAAAGGTactaaaatgtcagtttgtaacttctgatcaataatcaacTTAATAAGTACAACTCCCAGAGAagaggttggcaacattcactcttgtacaatattaaatagaCAGCATGTAGGttaaaaaggcacaaaatgaaaacacacaatctaaGTAACATGTACTATACacatgtgtggttgtgtgtgtctctgtgtgtgtgcctaaaagaacaaaagaaaaacagtggcTAAGTGCCAATCCGAATGGCATGGACAAATGAAGACTACGAGATTGTGGATCACCACATGTTTCTTTGATagggggaaaaacagaggaacacTGGTGGTGCTCACATCATGTGCTCACTGATAATCACACTTAGGTGTGAAATGGTCGAGGCTGAAGGAGTGTGTGACATGATGCCAGGGAAGATGGTTAGTTGCATGCAAAGACCCTtagtctgtgtgaagcataattCAACTGACATCAAATGTGCGGTGTAGCAAAGCAAATGGCCAATACCTGACCACACAGAGATCACAGTAACACCTAAACAGTGaaacactgtaccatcaaaattaTTTCTAAGCTATTATTTTAAAGGGGGGGAGTtacatactgttgctttaaCCTTTCTTTGTAAAAATCATACACGAGCCCAGGGTTCAGCAACCTTTACTATCAAAAGAGCCATTTTTGCCCCAGTCAGTGATGAagaattttgaattttgaaaattggagagaagcaacaaacactgcaaaaacacacacacaaatgacataCAAACTGGGAcaccagtctgctgctgctgtctgataAATAAAGCCCATGTACTGACTCAATGTCTGTAAGTCTGCCTGTATTACCTTAAATGACTCCATatcagagagcagacaggcacTCTGCATCCGGGCACGGAGGTGGGTACCTTCAGCTGATGAGCCCAGTTTGGCCAGTACTTCTGACTGCTCCTCTAACAGATCCTCCGTCATGGGAGCGGGTTcctgaaaatcaaacacatatggacacagacacacacacacacacacacacagacacacacaaacacacatacacagaagcAGCATCAGCATCAATAGACTTTCATTCCATAATGTCAGTTGAAAATTTTGACCAAGCATAAGACAGTGGCTTTCAAGCTCTGCATCAATCAAACATGGCCCATGTGCTGGGCCCCTGAAAAACACCATCTACTTAAATAGATTAATTGTTTAAGCACAACAttaaaatttaaacaaaattacgaaatgtatttatttgtcaaacattaTGAAATATTGCCAGAAAAGGTAATACAAATACCACAACAGATTGACGTAGGGCTTCGAAAAGCGCCCAGAAGGAACTGTTGACAGGAGCACTGTCTTGTGCAATTTATGCAGCATGGAACTCTCATACCATTGAAGCACTTCAAGCTTGAGACATCACGTCATTTAAAGTTTAGAATGtccatttattcattgatttcCTCAAAGAAAGAAGACTGTGGATTTTGTTACATAAAAATACTTTAAGAAAGGATCTTTCTGCAGAATGGGGAGGTTTTGTATTCAGACAATCTGGGGAAAATCTAAATCTATCCTTATCTAACCTTCAACAGCTTTACAAGCATGTGTAGAGgtaacagcagctctgaccagagCAACATGTCCAGTGTTTTAGATCTTAGTGTCATGGTATCTTCAGGCCACTGTAGTCGTGGCTACAGTCCTTTATATAcacttgtaaagaaaatgtctaTTATGGAAGTCTTCAGATTCAGTGAGTTCTAtggctctcatttttctgtgataataataataataataataataataataataataataataataataataataataataataataattcaatcCAAGTGACATTCCActgttactgtatgtatatcattatccagcagatttggtcataTTTCGTACTAATTAAATTATTGAACATCATCATGAATGTTCAGTGTGACAAAGTAGTACATGTTCCACTCgctccatcacagaaaaatctgAGTTGTAGAAATCATTCCTAGAAATCCCATTTTCTTGTGATATGCAAGTGCATGTAAACTTCTGACCACAACTGTATGTCATCAATGGTCTCATCTCTCTCAGAATCAACAAAGTGTGTGTCCTGGATAATGAAGAGGCAGTTTAAATTTACACTAAAGATTTGCAGACTCTTTTTGATCATTACAGTGCATCAACAACAAGTTATTTGAAAgatgtttcctcttttccccAGTGGTTTACAAAATTGTTGCTCAAATCTCGAGTATTTTGACAAATCACTTCGAggtaatgattaaaaaaagcaaacgaATAAATTAAGATTTTGTGTGCTCTCAAGTTTAATCTAATACAATACAGTATCTAATACAGTAGTAGGATTTATACAGGCAGTACAAATCACCAAACTGAGTCACAGAGATTCTTACCTGTGTGACGGGGACGTAGAGAGGCTCTGTAGAGTTGAGTAAAGTCATGTTGTTGTAGGGATGCAGCCTtccctctgctttgtttttacttccaCCCTCATTCCCCTCGGTATGTGAGACATCTGTGTCTCCCTGGTCACTCAGGCACTCAAAGAACTCATCCTCACTGTCACTCCATGAGTCCCAGGATTTCCCTGGATACGCCTCCTTTGTTGAGGTGGATGACTCTTGTGCAGGTCGGGGGCTTTGGTGGCTGGACGACTTGCGCTCACTCTCTTTACTTCCCTCCAGCACCTTGCGAGCTTCATCTCTGGCCCTCTTCCTCTCGATGCAGCAGTTCAGCATCTATGCAGGAACACAAGGGTGCGTCAGACCACAATACTTAACATGGCTGTCTTTATCGATCTGCTAAAAAGGTGGCGTGTTGACGCATTATGAGAAGAGCAAATGGGAGTGGTGCCTCTACTAGAAAACAGCGAAGAgctaaacattttaaaggactGTGTGGAACTTATGTGTTGTGCTGAAAGCCGGTTGTTAGTTTATGTCAAAGGACCGTATTTCTAAACTAAAATTAGCGACTGTTGCTCTCCAAACCCCCCAATTCTGTAGTGAACCCACTGATAAAgttgaaatttgaaaatattcatttgagAGATACATTATCTGAGAATTTTCAGATTGACTGGACTtgagaagaacaaaaacatgaaataggCTTAATCACAATATAAAGATATtgtatacattttgtttaaacagtttcattttatttcttaagtGGGTACCTTCTTAATTAAATCTTAATTTCAATATTATTAAATCAAGTTATTGAAAATCCATGCTTTTGAATCAGTTGTACCATACAGATTCAGTTTATAAACTGGCATCATTTATATAGGAGAACACTTTTTTACTTGAGGCCATTCTCAAATTCCATTTCTCTATTTAatccaaatacattttgtgcTGTCAGAAAGAGTAGAGACACTTCTTAGTTAGTGGTGAGAGTGCTTTACTCATTGTAATGACAGGATATAATTGTGCAATTTAAATGTACCCTAATATGACAAACTAAATGAAACCCTTTAATTCCactaattaaacaaataaaagtctAATGTCTAGGGAAATCAGGACACTAACAATTAAACCCTAATTGTTTCTAAACTAACTGAGCAAATACATATTCAAGATCTTACCCATACTGCCATACTGTCATTGTGAGTGTAACTTTGTCTATTGTAATCCAATTttatagcttttattttgtatgtttacatttgttgcTTTGACATGGGTAAATACTGTATAATAAATAATTAGAAATGCAATTCCCTTTAATATTTAACCAAAGCTACTGATTTATGTGTCTTGTTTATCTTGAAGTGATTTAATCTATCTTTACATCTcaaacacactgtgcattttGTATGAATGGGTACCTGGAGCTTCTGATGTAAAAGGCAACACCGAAGATCAGGAGGACCACCAGCCAGTCTGTAAATTACGAAACATATGGAGGAGTTgaacataatgaaaataactttaGTAATGACTGTGACTGCCATCTATTCCTTGAACTGCTTAGTTACTCATTAGTACTTCAACTGGTACAGGATTTTattaattataaaataaataccttTCATAATAATGATTATGTGTGTCTGAATACTCAAAATAGGTAGAGATGAAATGTGTAAATTGAATCTATGTGAGTCAAGTGGATAGAGATGTGCTCATATCATACAATTCTCATATAATAAAACAGGGTTCAAGGTGGTTGTTGTAATGGTCTTTGAGATGTGGATCTCAAAATATTAAACCATACTGTAGGCGCTATGCCCATAACACTTTCCAAACAAGCCTAAGAGCAGCCCAGGTGTGTCATCCTCACCCGTAGATGAGGTAGTTGTTTTCCCAGCGGTAACGCAACTCTAGGACAAACTCCTGCCAGAGGTGGGCAACAGCCCGCAGTCCGCCATAGCTGTAGTTCACCAGACACATACACAGTGCCAGCCGGTAGGTCAGACTGTCACTGGGGGCTGACTTCAGCTGGAGATATAGGTTCTGCAGACAGCAGGAAGACCAGTGGGGAATGTTTAATTCAGTACAAGACGCAAGGGTAAAGAAATATGATAAGAGTTAGCTCCCATGTAGATAAGAAAATATGATGTACAGTAATAATTATGTAATGGTAATGAGTACATAAAGGATGACATAATGGTGTCTTGGGAGGTTGGGAGGAACTAGAGAGGACATAAGGTTGaggataaatgtgttttatgttttgccATTAGTTGTTGATTCCTTGTACCAAACTTAGCTTTGCTTCTTGACAATGAAATCCAATCATCATTGAACTATGAACACTGATTGAGGTCATTaaaattttaataaaatgtggtCAAGGATCAGAACTCATCCGACACAAGGACGTTTTCTGTTCAGTGTAGAACAGGCTTGGGAGGGACTACCATTTAATGGGGAGATCCAGTAAAAAGGATGATGGCACAGTAGAAAAAAGCCATGTTCAAGTACGCCGAATGGCTTCCGGCCTTTGgcattaaaaatgtcagtggCACTCACCATGAGCACTGGCTGCCCCTGAGGCTGTGTTCTTTCCTCTGTGCTATTTTTACAATTAAATCTAAGTATGTAGATGACACCTGTCTATACCACACAAACGCCCTGGAGACACGCTGTGGCAGCAGCCAGCCCGTAATGAATATGGGCAAGACAAAAGAATTatttgcagaaaacaaaaaatgaaaacagagccgGTCTCACTTGATGCCCAACTTGTTTAAACTGTGGAGAATATCAAATatcttgatgtgtttttagaCTGTAAAAACAGTATGTTTTCAACAAATGCTCACTATGACATTATCTCCTTAGAAAACTCAGAGGCCTTGATGTCAGTCAGATAATCTGAGAACTAATATGCAATATCTACTGTTGAGTGTGTCTTTTGACAAGATTCCCCCTGGCTGGCATCTCAATCAAGTCATCACAATGTGTGGTGAAGGGGCAAACATACATCAGACTTTTTGTCTTGCTCCGCTTTTCCACAGGCATTAGACTGTGCAGGGTTGTTTTTGCTATTCTCTGATGATTTCTCCACAGCAGCATCTGGAAAGAGATactgtgacagaaaaaacaaacatataaacacttAAACGcacaaaataaatccatcagTTACACATATTGACTATGGCCTCTATTCTCTATTCTAATTAATTCCATTCAAAAGCTTTCTTGGCATAAAACAGTTTTGCAAAAGCAACAAGTGATAAATATTAGtacaacacacaacagcttTAGAAGCAATGCATAAATTATAGGGGaaccaaaacaaagagggtaattataaaaatatatagatgACAATGAGAACTTCTCTAAATATATGTGAatatgtaactgtgtgtgtgagctggggtttggtgtgtgtgtgtgtgtgggtaagATGAAGGATTACAGTATAGTCTTTGTTGGCACAAAGCCGATCTCCCAGTTACATATTAACAGATCaactaaagtgtgtgtgagtgtgtgcatgtatgtgtgtctgtctatgtAGATGGACTATGTAGATAAttctttgtcatatttattgttgttttcagggTGATGATTTCTTTTTCGGATTACTGAATCATCTTTTTGAAGTATTTTACTCTgatatcattatatttgttatGATTTAAGAGGAAGTGCGTCTCTCCATCTCACCTGTCAGGTGGCCACAGACTCCTTCCTCTGTTGGTGGCCTGTACatcttgtgttgtcctttcTCTATGGCTAGAACGTGGTGACTgagtctgtatttgttttgtatctctGACAGCAAAGAAATACTCTTACCAATCTGTATTAATGGTTAAGGGCCCGATAGCAAtcatcatattttctttattcagtAATTTGGTTTACTCTGATTGGTAGCTGTTTTGTTGAATTGTAGCACAGTGTCCAGATATAGCTGTCAAATTGAAGCTGCTGGGTGTCTGAGAAGcttgcttttgtattttttcctctctgcctcactgATTATGTCCACTAAGTAGTGGATTACCACACTATTGAAACTCCATCCATCTGATTGTAGTTGTTTTGGATCCAATTTTCCAACagagaaaaatgctgctttctTCTCCACGTTTCTTAATACAGAGCCTAGACCTATTTTATAATTCTTAATCAGCACATACTAGAAGTCCGGGTTTTCTTTAGATAAAAATGTCCGAACCCTTTCTGTTACaataatactgtatataacaGTTAACGTGAAAACTTTACCAGTAGGACGGAATTGAGAATATCTGTGTTGAGTGGTGAATCGTCAATGTGTCGGCGGCGGCGGATATGCTTTCGGGCACTGTGCACCATACTGGAGACGGAGAGTCTGGAGATGGGCACTGTTGCTGCTGGCTCAGTCAGCTTGGATAAAGCAGAActgatgtcactgttttctGCAGGGGGGAAAACAGTTATTTACAACAACATTAACCAATTAcatcaaatatattttcatatacagCTTGggtatttttttctgcacatgtATATTGTATCTGTGGAACAGGATTCAGAGTTGTGGTAATAGATGGCTATAcggaaaataaaacaacagtgaaagaCAGCAGTAGAATACTCCTCTGAATATGGTGTGAAAACAATGCCATTCATTCCAGTGTTAGCCAGTACAGCCAGTATCCTGACCTTTGCCCTCCTCTTCAGCCAATCCTCTTCCCAAAATCTCTTCTGTAGACTCCTTCCTGCAGCAGAGCTTGAAAAACTCTGTAAGAAAGTCACCTGCATGGGAGAGGAGAATGGATCAAATCTTTAATTCCTtcgcttttttttgtgtgtgtgcgaaatAAAATTTTGTTTTTAGTCATGCTGTCCTTTATTGTACAAGAGTTAATGTTGCCAACCTCTGCTCTCCAAAATCCTCCCCTCACTACAGCTGATTTACGTTCCTTGCCATGATTTCACATAAATTCTCTAATTTTGTATTTAACCAATTCCCATTTATTCAATCAATGCAATCAATACATCATTTTCAACATTCCTTATTAATATTCTAATCTTATtcaaataattattaaataGCAATCTGGCATTAGGTTTTCACTATCCTTTATTTCTGTTAATCCTTCTTGAGCTTTCTAAGATAAGATCTATAAAATAGCGACCCAACAAAGGGGCTTTGGAGATCTTAGATTGTGAAGTTCAGCTCAGAACTGGATCATATTATTCATACTGttttaaatgatcaaataaatgattaaattttATTATTATGCATGCAGAAACGGTGTCTGAAAATGCCTACCACCAAGGGATATCAAGGAATTCAGCTTACCAAGTAAACACTGAGGGTTCTCGGCTGTCCTGACTCGGACTGACCAGTGAGGAGCTTGGAGAGGGTCGAGGTCACTGTTGGGTCGCACAAACAGAGCATATTGTTAAACAACACtataacaaaatgtttataaaaagtTCCATGGCAAAGAGGGCTAAACCTCTAGATGTCATTGATGTCATTAAATATCCACTGTGACTATAGCAACCATCTCTGAGCagtgaaaagcaaaaaagtgattaatacatatCAATTAGTACTAATTGTTACATAGAACCAATCTAAATTGATCCCATCAGAGCAATAAACCAGAAGCTTGcttaaaagctgcatttttaaTCATGAAGCCTGTATTTTTCATCAGACAAAGGTAAGATAAATGGTTTTGGCTTGGCTCTTTGGCTGAAGAGGTAGAGCCTTATCGGAAGGTCAGTGGTTCACTCCCCGGATCCCCCCTGCAGCACATCAAAGCATCCTTCTGTAAGACAGTGAGCCCCAAATTGCTCCAGATGGCTGTTTCAatggtgtgtgagtgtatatgAACAGATGAACATAGAAATATTGTGAGGGGGCTTGAATCGGAAGTGCTGAATCATTCCTGATGAGAATGTCGGCACCTTCGTGGCAacctccgccatcagtgtatgaatatgtgtatgggtgggtgaatgtgacaattGTTGTATAATGCTTTGAGTTGTCACTTCGCTAAAAAAGTGTTATGCAGGTTCACCTACCATTTACTTGAATGTTCAGTATAATTTACTAGAAGGAAAAGGTTGTCAACACAGTGACTAAAactccacacaaaaaaaataaagctgactAAATGTGATAAATAATCAGAAGGACATTTGATACAAGACAGAGATAGACAGAAATCCAGTAGCAGATAAGTTTGCTGCTAATCacattgccaaaaaaaaaaccttctagAGGAACACCCTGTGgacagatgaaataaaaaagctgttgttTGGCCAGACTGACCAGCAGGGTGTTACTGTGGTGGGATTCAAAGACAAGCTTACCTGTAGACATCATTATCCACAACTATGCCTTCTGTCAAATGAGGCCAAATGGTTGCAAGATGAAGCTCACTGTAACAGCcaaacacagagcaaataaTTCATTACTTatacactgaaaacaatgtGGAGAACTGAAATGTGATCAAAAcccagtgaaaacacagcaatgcCTTTACCTGATTGGCTCCTCACAGGCTCCAAATGGAAGCTTCCCAAACTCCACTGCTCCCACCTCCCCTCCAAGGAGTGTATCAAAGTCTACAGAAGAACAAATTCTATTATGCAACGTtgcaaaaaacaacagtcatcaaaactgtgtttatgACTTTTCTTGTGTAACAAGGACCAGACAGAGAAGTCACCAAGAGGTCATGATGCAGGAGCTAAGCATGGTACAACACTCTCCCTGTTTACTACCCAGGTTCACATgtactatatatattttttctttacattaagCGAAGTGAAACATAGCAAGTGGGGTAAGACAAGACTCAATGTGATTTACTGGGAGACATGATAAGATTAGCATGTTGAGGTAAAACATTGGGTACGTATTGTAGCCACAGACTGTATGAGTACAGGCATAGCCCTCTAAGAGCTGTCGTTTCTGGATTTAGAAAGTGTACAACCGAAGACAGATCCCTCCCTGTAGCCTTTATGACAGGATGAAAAGGCAGCGGCATATTCTTTAACTGTTGATAGAGCCAGATTTCTATTCACTAACAGCCAGAGAACAGTCAACACCAGAGAGACAGGGCAGGGTGAcacaagaaaatacaaaaaataataaaaaaaacaacacagggtAAAGGGTTTTCATAAGAGATATTCCAGGTCCAGCTGTTCTTTCTGTTGATATTGTTAACTTTTTGAGTATCCTATCCTCTCAAAACATTAGTAGTACACCAGGATGGTCCTTTCTTCTTCAAGTATCTGAAATGTTAACAACTCCCTATTTTTTGtcgtttttgtcttttttttttttgcataggggacagtgaatgaatgattaAGGgagttattttaaacattgtgtATGCAGTAACACAATGATACACATTTGAGACTattgaaaaaaagcacaacatttcatCTACTGTCGGCACAAGGGAAAATTTCAATATCGCATAAAAACGGAAGCTAGTTtagtgaaaaaaaggaaaatcaaagcTTGGACATCTGTGACAAGCAGACATGTGGTGTCCAGAGATCATTTAGGAATCTGATGTCTATATGTGGAAACCACTATCTGAAGATCCTATAATGGACACATGTTAGAAGTTATAAAATGTGTAGCAATTTTTGACAGTTTATGATGAGTATTGTAATACTGTAATggaataataattataatacaaTACTgaattattgtactttttttttcacttcgATATCTTAACAGCCCTGTTGTCAAAATGACAATACGTGATAAATGAGATTATGCTGTGATGTGTAACCCCATCATCCTCTGTATATCTTACCTGGAGGTTGTTGTGGCCATGAATGCTGTTGCCAGTCCTGAAGAATGTAGGTAAACCGAATAGCAATGATGACCGGAGGTAGAGGTGACAGGGTAGAGCCCTGAGGAGAAACATTGTAACAGAACAGGTGAATGCCGTCTTGCATTGTAAAACACTTTCATTACGGGTACGCTCACATTAGGCAATCCGTACTGTGACCAAGCACGTCTGACCCCCAAAGTCTAGTTTGTTTAACAAGTGTGAATGCTCTGTACTGTGCTCAAGCATGGTACAC encodes the following:
- the rab3gap1 gene encoding rab3 GTPase-activating protein catalytic subunit isoform X1, with the translated sequence MAADSDPESEVFEITDFTTASEWERFVSRVEEVLNDWKLIGNSAGRSTLGKGIYTSGTWGEKSQDIHFADFKFHITHYFLKQESEKDDGQDVLEEDSFPLAMQDLLCMNNDFPPRAHCLVRWYGIREFVVITPGTNCEAIISESKCNLLLSSISISLANSGCQVPMFVQIQQKWRRMYAGECQGPGVRTDFEMVHLRKVPSQYNHLSGLLDIFKSKIGSTLSPLPPVIIAIRFTYILQDWQQHSWPQQPPDFDTLLGGEVGAVEFGKLPFGACEEPISELHLATIWPHLTEGIVVDNDVYSDLDPLQAPHWSVRVRTAENPQCLLGDFLTEFFKLCCRKESTEEILGRGLAEEEGKENSDISSALSKLTEPAATVPISRLSVSSMVHSARKHIRRRRHIDDSPLNTDILNSVLLYLFPDAAVEKSSENSKNNPAQSNACGKAEQDKKSDNLYLQLKSAPSDSLTYRLALCMCLVNYSYGGLRAVAHLWQEFVLELRYRWENNYLIYGLAGGPPDLRCCLLHQKLQMLNCCIERKRARDEARKVLEGSKESERKSSSHQSPRPAQESSTSTKEAYPGKSWDSWSDSEDEFFECLSDQGDTDVSHTEGNEGGSKNKAEGRLHPYNNMTLLNSTEPLYVPVTQEPAPMTEDLLEEQSEVLAKLGSSAEGTHLRARMQSACLLSDMESFKAANPGCVLEDFVRWYSPRDYVVVEEVVDEMDNKVVKGELSARMKIPGNMWVEAWETARVTPARRQRRLFDDTKEAEKVLHYLAVQKPADLTCSLLPCILHAGILKLKEEELKEDIPSVKKTIQQATSQASKLLHPPNHDYKKLEDFINQLMAIETVITRARSLKAKFALCEGEKEDDREELEKFVSSLLEEPEVVVNGAGQGPAGSIIRRLFVNTQKLADFTSDEAALLEEDTVRDRKPTGGSNKTSDFPPPAGREILLRTCVPRPAPYSKALPQRLFCVLMREEFRLAGAFSSDTSFF
- the rab3gap1 gene encoding rab3 GTPase-activating protein catalytic subunit isoform X2 — protein: MAADSDPESEVFEITDFTTASEWERFVSRVEEVLNDWKLIGNSAGRSTLGKGIYTSGTWGEKSQDIHFADFKFHITHYFLKQESEKDDGQDVLEEDSFPLAMQDLLCMNNDFPPRAHCLVRWYGIREFVVITPGTNCEAIISESKCNLLLSSISISLANSGCQVPMFVQIQQKWRRMYAGECQGPGVRTDFEMVHLRKVPSQYNHLSGLLDIFKSKIGSTLSPLPPVIIAIRFTYILQDWQQHSWPQQPPDFDTLLGGEVGAVEFGKLPFGACEEPISELHLATIWPHLTEGIVVDNDVYSDLDPLQAPHWSVRVRTAENPQCLLGDFLTEFFKLCCRKESTEEILGRGLAEEEGKENSDISSALSKLTEPAATVPISRLSVSSMVHSARKHIRRRRHIDDSPLNTDILNSVLLYLFPDAAVEKSSENSKNNPAQSNACGKAEQDKKSDNLYLQLKSAPSDSLTYRLALCMCLVNYSYGGLRAVAHLWQEFVLELRYRWENNYLIYGLAGGPPDLRCCLLHQKLQMLNCCIERKRARDEARKVLEGSKESERKSSSHQSPRPAQESSTSTKEAYPGKSWDSWSDSEDEFFECLSDQGDTDVSHTEGNEGGSKNKAEGRLHPYNNMTLLNSTEPLYVPVTQEPAPMTEDLLEEQSEVLAKLGSSAEGTHLRARMQSACLLSDMESFKAANPGCVLEDFVRWYSPRDYVVVEEVVDEMDNKVVKGELSARMKIPGNMWVEAWETARVTPARRQRRLFDDTKEAEKVLHYLAVQKPADLTCSLLPCILHAGILKLKEEELKEDIPSVKKTIQQATSQASKLLHPPNHDYKKLEDFINQLMAIETVITRARSLKAKFALCEGEKEDDREELEKFVSSLLEEPEVVVNGAGQGPAGSIIRRLFVNTQKAALLEEDTVRDRKPTGGSNKTSDFPPPAGREILLRTCVPRPAPYSKALPQRLFCVLMREEFRLAGAFSSDTSFF